gttaataacAATTATCTCACATAATTCTCCAGTAACAATCTAGATTATTGTTAGTAATCACTAAACACTTGTACTTAAAGGTACTTAAAGTAAAATACATATTCCTATCACTAGGAGTCATCAGGTAAGTCTAGTATTTCTTGAACAAAGGAAGCTACATCAGTCTCCTTTTGACTATGCTCTTGACAAAACTGATGGGCCAGTAGTGCATCATAGTTTGGCCTCTTCTTGTAATCTTTCTGCAGACATTTCACAATCATGTCTTCAAACTCTGGCGAGAACTGGCCACTTGGTAGCCTTGGTGGATCATCTTTAACCACTTGCTTTAATTGCTCAAAGGGAGTCCCCCAATTGCTGTATGGAAACTGACCTGTCGCCAACTCTATCATAGATATGCCAAGTGACCAAACGTCACTGCGAATGTCATACTGCCCTGGATTACCAGACGGATCAATTCTCTCAGGAGCCATGTAAGGTTTGCAACCCGCATCAATGGTTTTAGCAACTGAGTCTACAAGATAGCCAGAAATACCAAAGTCACACATCTTAACTTCACCTTTTCTGTTGATCAAAATATTGGAAGGCTTCACATCTCTATGGATCACTTTGAGTTGGGAGTGCAGGTAGTGCAAGGCACTGACTACTGAAAATGATATTTTCCCAAGAATATTTTCTGgtatggttctattgtttttataGATCTTGGTGTAGAATTTATCAAGGCTCATGTCCATGACTTCCATACAAATCCACACATCACCCTCTCTGAACATGGCTCCATAGAAATGTACTGTATATGGGCATGCACTGGCTCTCATCGAGACATCTAGGTCCATCAGTAGACGCTTCAGCTCCAGGGACTGGTTGTTGAATGTAGCTGTTATGCGCTGAAACAATAGATACAGTTATAGATAAATAACCAAAACCAAGATGAAAGTAAATTATGTTACATTACTACACTAACAAAATTCCATTTTTTatacagtaaaataaatatctatatttatcatatttttatttattttttattttcaccaaCTTAACTGCCTTACTAACTAACTTAATTACCTTGACTGCCATTATTGTATCACTAGGTTTGTGGTGCATCTTTTCCACAATACCATAAGCCCCACGGCCAAGGTCGCATATCTTCACCAGGTCATCAGCATGCACTGTAAAGGTCTTGTCATCTACCGTTATAGTGGTCTGTTTGTCGAGATTTCTTGGTGGAGTCCTGGAAATTAGTACATTGCATTTGTATTAACAATCATGTCGGAATAGTGTTTGGTGCATGTAAAATTGCTATAGAGGTTActttactaaaattaaaaacacttAGCCGAGGTGGtacttaaaatacatattacaGTAATGAGAAGTGAAAAATAGGAAAGAAAATTATGTGCTGAATGTGAAGATTTACCACATTTGACATAAGACCTTGATACATACACAGTCACTGGCGCTGGTACGGGTGGGAAGTTAAATCCTGGTGGTGGAGGCTTTCTTCGTCCAGACATACTGATGGCACAGAATTATCAGcagttattacaaataatacctaAAGCCAACTTCCTACGTCGATACACCCGTGCTTTGCTGCCGTTGGGAGACGCTACTTTATGGATTTTATTTGCACATAATGACTGCCGTAAAATTTCTCACTGCCTATTTCTCGTCTGAGGAAGCTTGTATTATTAGATAATTTACATTTACTTCTTGATTGAAAGTGAACTTGATAACCCAAAGAAGGTAGCTTCAATTTTGACAGTTGGTTGGACAATGTTACCATTAATCGCTTATAATTCTACTACGGATAACAatctactaaaaaaaataacattaaaattacaataattccAAGCACTTTCTATTTTTTTCTTAGagaattaatttatatttttttacggtATTCCTATATCCTATTTCCCCCATCTAAATTAAAATCATCGCTTTAAAAAATCCATAATTATTAACAACCAATATCACTTTCTAGCACTCCCAAAAGTTATTTGCTGCGATCCATGTATGTATTAAGTACTTCAATTACTTATAAGAACCTCCGAAGAAGAGATTATTGACCTCTTAGCGCTTAAGTGAAAAGGAgacaaatgaaaaaacaaaaatataaacactttttttattagtcttacaaaaaatattaaaattcaacatTTCTAAAGAACTTGAACAGTTTTCTTCAACTTATTTGAGGATGAAAATTTGATGGCTCTTACAGCAGTTTTAGCAACTTTCGATGCTTCTTCTTTTAATCTGAGCCTCTTTTCTTTTTCGGCTAGACCAACCACAGCATCATGTTGCAATGCACTCTTTACAGACGCTTTTgcgaaaagtttatttaatacataatCGTCATCATTTTTTGATTTCTCTTCCTTattatgtttgtgttttttCCTCTTAACTTTTTTTACAGCTAGCAAACTGTCTACCTCTGTTTCAGATACAGAAGAATCTTTCCTTTTTCGTTTCTTATCTCTATTTTTACCATGATGATTTTTAGTCTTTTTTAGACTATCATCATGTGAAGCTTCAGCTTGATCTGGTAAGCCATCTAACTGCTTACCATGATTTATATCTGAAATTTTATCACTACTACCACTGTCACCtactaaattgtttttattacttcTAGATTCACTATCACTATTTATCTCACCTTCTTCTTTGCTTTCATTGCAGATTTCTGTAGAACTATTATTATCATCTTTTTCATTATCTTTATTTTGTTTGCTAAGCACTTCTTGTATAAGATTttcttcataattttcttttgcATGCATATTTATTATATCCAATTCAGACATAACATTGTCAAATGTTTCTGTGGTTATTTTATCATCAATCAGATTTATTTCTGGCTCTGGAGGAGCCTTTGGGGGATTCAACAAAAGTTCCCTTTTTCTCTTATACCTTTCTCTTGGATCTACCTCTGCCACTGAAGTACTAGGTGTTTGTACATTCTTTGATAttcttttacttatttctttagCCATTCTTTTCATTGcttcaattttcttttttgaaTTGGAAATTCCTCCACTGTTATCTTTTTTGTGATTGTTGTCCATATTTACCTTAGTGTGTTTAAATAATGCTGCAGTTTCAGTGTCACCATCGTGATTAGGTTCATCTAAGGTGAACAAACCCTGCAATGTACTTGTtgtcaaaacatttttttggttAGGATCTACAAGTATTCTGTTACTcagaaaatgtttaaaaatttgCCTCTgatatattttttcttcaattgttCCAGCAGAAAGTAATCTGTAAACAGTGACATTCTTCTCCTGACCAATTCTCCAAGCTCTCTCTTTTGCTTGATTGTCAGTGGCTGGGTTCCAATCTGGGTCATATATTATCACTCTGTCAGCACCAGTTAAATTAACTCCAAGACCTCCAACTCTTGTAGTTGACAGAAACACTAAATATTCTGGATTTTCATTGAATGTTTTAATCAAATTTTGTCTCTGGCTAACTATCACAGTGCCATCCATTTTGAGATACTTATAGTTATGGTTTTGTAAAAATTGCTCTAAAATACATATCATTGCTCGGGATTGAGAGAAAATTAGTGTTCTGTGACCCTGTTTTTGCCATATCTTCAACAGAGAATTCACAACTGTCATTTTCCCTGATCTCTTCCAATGACCAAATGAATCATTCAAAACTGCTTGGTCTTCTTCTATTTCATAAAGATACAAATCTGGATGATTACATATTTTCCTTAAAGTAGACAGAGCTACTAACACTCTGGCACGAATAGGATCCCCATATCTGCTCTCTTTATCCAAAATACTTCTGACAGTACTTCCCATAAGATACCCCATATACAAATCTCTTTGTTCTTGTGAAAGGGCACAAAACAAGACTTGTTCATTTTTCTCAGGCAACTTTATATGCTCTTGAACCTCTGCTTTTGTTCTTCGGAGCATATAAGGGGTAATTAATTTTTTCAGTGCAATTGCTATTTCCAAAGCTGTTGCTTCCTGAAGCTCTGTGGCATTTGCATAACCTCCCTGGGTTATAGGATTTGCAAAGTATTCCATAAATGCATGGTGAGTCCCAAGTAGCCCAGGGCTCATAAAATCAAACAATGACCATAATTCTTGTAAGCTGTTCTGCATGGGAGAACCTGTTATCAACAGTTTATGTGGAGTATCAAATTTCTTAACATGTTTACTGACTTGAGTGTCAGGATTTCTTATTTTGTGGCCCTCatctaaaataatataatgCCATTTATGACCTAGCAGATCTTTTGAATATTTAACAACTCCAGCataagttattaataaaattccatGGGAGTGATGAATATCACGAATGAGTTTATTGTGGTTCCCTGAATGAGATCCAGAGTTGTGCAGAACTGCTATTCGAAGATATGGACACCAGTAGTGGAAATGTGAAACCCACTGGTAAATGACAGTACACGGGGCTACAATAATAGATGGGCCAAGTCCACCCCAAATCCCAGAATCAGTGTTTGATAATCCTGCTAAAAATGCAATTATTTGAACAGTTTTGCCTAAACCCATTTCATCACCCAACAATCCTCCAGATTGCACTTGATGCAATTCCCACAACCATTTCACTCCTGTCCTTTGGTACTTATAAAGTTGCTTCCAAACAAATATAGGAATGCGCAAACCTTGGTCCAGATGTTGAAACTTCTCAACATCTTTATTTCCATCTAGCAAATATTGAATGTCAGCAGAATGAGACTCATTTACTAGATTACCGGTGCGTGCTGCCTCTAAGTTTTCCCTCCATTCTTTTATCCTGTTGTCGTACGAATTTCGGTCACCGTCATCTACGATTTTCTTTAAATTCTTCTTGGGTCGCGATGTAGATGGCAGACTTGGTACAGTTgcctcatcatcatcttcatcacaCGACGGAAGGTAATCGCTCTCGTCGTCTTCATCCTTATTTTTTGAAGTACTTGGTTGTTCAACTTCTGTGCATACTTGTATTGAAGATTCTTTATTAATCTTGCAGTTTTTCTTAAATAATTGTTTCTCCTCTTTTCTGGATATTTTTTCAGCGGCAGCTCTACTTATTTCTGAAACATCATTAGATCTGCCGACCTTGTGTACATTATGTTTCTTAGCCAAAGCAAGTTGATTTTCAAGATACTTATTTATATCCACCATTTCTACCAATTATTTAAACTTATCTACATTATTTCAACTAAATTGTTGAATGAAATGTCGCCTGCcgatgtttttatttacaaaatcctttgaataaaaatttataaCACAAGCGAACAAGCGACGCAACATCGATGAAAAAAGTTTGTttgactttttactttttttttggggTTCATAATTCCCAGTCCTTGATAATAtaaacagagccccgattacggtattttttaacgtcaacaatccagacacgcttctcgattctgcgatacgattggtcgttcaacagcgtacgtcagctgttttgaccaatcgtattgcagaatcagaaacgcgtctggattgtagacgttaaaagttaccgtaatcggggctcagtatAACAAGCCCC
This window of the Ostrinia nubilalis chromosome 9, ilOstNubi1.1, whole genome shotgun sequence genome carries:
- the LOC135074417 gene encoding dual specificity mitogen-activated protein kinase kinase 6 — protein: MSGRRKPPPPGFNFPPVPAPVTVTPPRNLDKQTTITVDDKTFTVHADDLVKICDLGRGAYGIVEKMHHKPSDTIMAVKRITATFNNQSLELKRLLMDLDVSMRASACPYTVHFYGAMFREGDVWICMEVMDMSLDKFYTKIYKNNRTIPENILGKISFSVVSALHYLHSQLKVIHRDVKPSNILINRKGEVKMCDFGISGYLVDSVAKTIDAGCKPYMAPERIDPSGNPGQYDIRSDVWSLGISMIELATGQFPYSNWGTPFEQLKQVVKDDPPRLPSGQFSPEFEDMIVKCLQKDYKKRPNYDALLAHQFCQEHSQKETDVASFVQEILDLPDDS